From Luteolibacter sp. Y139, one genomic window encodes:
- a CDS encoding lamin tail domain-containing protein, which yields MSLCSGLAAANPVITEFMASNKATAVDEDGDFSDWIEIHNPTTAPVSLDGWYLTDTATDLKKWKFPNVTLAPGEFRLVWASGKNRRFPNQPLHANFSLSADGEYLALVQPDGTTVAQDFGAQYPAQKGDESYGGRFLRTVYIAPGANTRYRVPASASDPGATWTQTAFADGTWSVGPSGLGHGLTVPGITVRQVCKNGSIGGMGDADTLLAQPTGSSLILSETTVTEPIVNYLGEGSDGRFELNTSPPLGASDNYAIKLTGWVDIPSAGYYTFGTNSDDGVRVKIDNTTVINDDTFHGPIDNYGSRNLTAGLHTFEVVMFQGTGGDSLEFFAAPGQYTTWNANVFRLVGDTANGGLAASTLPAGSGSVFATNTQTLLDGKPGAFFRTAFSASGPGTYTAMSLVTRHNDGFAAWLNGTKVASDNVPGNPAWNSNASGARSNADSLRRMAFNVTAQLPLIASGNNVLAVHGMKNTANDPSFLILPELIAGTYIPTAAPAFYGNDRATPGWINGQPSSLGKVEDTQFSVKRGFFTAPVTVAITSPTPGVTINYTLDGSTPSATAGTTYTGPLTISSTSVLRAIATKPGWESTDVDTQTYLFLNDVITQSSTGTPPPGWPSASGTSQVLDYGMDPDIVNHSNPDIGGQASVKAAIASLPAVSITTDLPNLFNMNGSQGIYSNPNNRGFAWERPASLEWINPPNGTNPNGTSEFQVNAGLRLRGGYSRSTDNPKHSFRAFFRGEYGDSKLTYPLFGRYGAQEFDQIDFRTAQNYSWSFGGDDANTFLREESTRQAQLDMGQPGSHVRYFHLFLNGQYWGLYNLDERTEADFAESYFGGHSADYDVVKAEQTADYTVGATDGTLVAWQDLWNKAKTHRANPTNANYFRLMGRGANGVTPTADPVLLDPDNLIDYLLLTFWTGNLDGCTSAFLGNDRANNWFGSRRRDGNPGQGFRFFAHDFEHTFFNVDEDRTGPFTAPNESNFSYSNPMFLHQDLIGNAEYRMRWADRVHKQLFNNGPFTPNAWQNRINKLAGVVDDAIIAESARWGDAKVSTPKTRQTWINAQNSLLNYLPQRTSVILNQLRADGLYPTLDAPVVTPFGGYQNSGVQAVINGPASSTWYYMPDGSDPRAVGGAVKSGALTYTSATTSEDLIPMSASGWKYLSDGSNQGTTWRAAAFSDASWSTGTAELGYGDGDETTIIPITEVSPGQKTATSYFRRAFSVTNPGQITNLNVTVEYDDAYAVYLNGTRIAGNLPVDPAYNYYAGNNIEDTLATTQVNPALLLAGNNVIAVEIHQSAPTSSDISMNLSLTATRSSTPTPLFLTGTGERKLRARALSGATWSAMTEATFLLDTDPASPSNLAISEIHYHPADPSPSEITAGFEDGSDFEFVELLNTSNRYVDLDGVYFYGAVSFNFTGAATGRTLAPGARVLVVGNLDAFQHRYGNNLPVAGHYSGKLDNAGENLILYTPGDSVIRSVNYDDASPWPTAADGTGVSLVRRHPTEPAGDNDPEGWAVSGAIGGSPGTADVFAPGTFDAWTTATFTPAQLAASATSGPSADPDGDGRSNVEEYAFATQPLVPDQPDVIFTWSTVAAAKHAAVRIRRPTTATDVLYELLANDSLQGEWTVIGSTAAETTPLGSGIEHAVFRDATPATGAKRFLRVRATWKP from the coding sequence GTGTCCCTATGCTCCGGCCTGGCGGCAGCCAACCCGGTGATCACCGAGTTCATGGCGAGCAACAAGGCGACCGCGGTGGATGAGGACGGCGACTTTTCCGACTGGATCGAGATCCACAATCCGACCACCGCGCCGGTGTCGCTGGACGGTTGGTATCTGACCGACACCGCGACGGATCTCAAAAAGTGGAAATTCCCGAATGTGACCCTCGCACCGGGCGAGTTCCGCCTCGTGTGGGCATCGGGGAAGAACCGCAGGTTTCCGAACCAGCCGCTGCACGCGAATTTCTCGCTGTCGGCCGATGGCGAGTATCTCGCCCTGGTGCAGCCGGACGGCACCACGGTGGCACAGGATTTCGGCGCGCAATACCCCGCGCAAAAGGGCGATGAATCCTACGGCGGACGCTTCCTGCGCACCGTCTATATCGCGCCGGGAGCCAATACCCGCTACCGGGTGCCGGCGAGTGCGAGCGATCCGGGCGCGACCTGGACGCAGACGGCATTTGCCGATGGCACATGGTCGGTCGGGCCGAGCGGCCTGGGCCACGGGCTGACCGTGCCCGGCATCACGGTGCGGCAGGTGTGCAAAAATGGTTCCATCGGCGGCATGGGAGATGCGGATACCCTGCTCGCGCAGCCCACGGGTAGTTCCCTCATTCTCAGCGAAACCACGGTCACGGAGCCGATAGTCAACTATCTGGGTGAAGGGTCCGACGGTCGCTTCGAGCTGAACACCTCTCCTCCGCTGGGCGCGAGTGACAACTACGCGATCAAGCTGACCGGCTGGGTCGATATTCCATCGGCCGGCTACTACACCTTTGGCACGAACTCGGACGACGGTGTCCGCGTGAAGATCGACAACACGACCGTCATCAACGACGACACGTTTCACGGGCCGATCGACAACTACGGATCGCGCAACCTGACCGCCGGCTTGCACACCTTCGAAGTGGTGATGTTCCAGGGCACCGGCGGCGACTCGCTCGAGTTCTTCGCCGCGCCGGGACAGTACACAACGTGGAATGCGAATGTCTTCCGTCTGGTGGGAGACACCGCCAATGGCGGGCTGGCCGCGAGCACCCTGCCAGCGGGCAGTGGCAGCGTCTTCGCCACGAACACGCAGACCCTGCTGGATGGCAAACCCGGAGCCTTCTTCCGCACGGCCTTTTCGGCCAGCGGCCCGGGTACCTACACCGCGATGTCCCTGGTCACGCGCCACAACGACGGCTTCGCCGCATGGCTCAACGGCACCAAGGTGGCCAGCGACAACGTCCCGGGAAACCCGGCATGGAACTCGAATGCCAGCGGCGCCCGCTCGAATGCCGACAGCCTGCGGCGCATGGCCTTCAATGTGACGGCCCAGCTCCCGCTGATCGCCAGCGGCAACAATGTGCTCGCCGTCCACGGGATGAAGAACACGGCCAACGATCCCAGCTTCCTGATCCTGCCTGAGCTGATCGCCGGCACCTACATTCCCACGGCAGCGCCTGCCTTCTACGGCAATGACCGCGCCACTCCGGGATGGATCAACGGCCAGCCCAGTTCGCTCGGCAAGGTGGAAGACACCCAGTTCAGCGTGAAGCGTGGTTTCTTCACCGCACCCGTCACCGTCGCGATCACCTCGCCCACGCCAGGAGTCACGATCAACTACACCCTCGACGGCTCCACGCCTTCCGCCACCGCGGGCACCACCTACACCGGCCCGCTGACGATTTCCTCCACGTCAGTGCTGCGTGCCATCGCCACCAAGCCCGGCTGGGAGTCCACCGACGTCGATACGCAAACGTATCTCTTCCTCAATGACGTGATCACCCAGTCCTCCACTGGCACGCCGCCGCCCGGTTGGCCGTCGGCCAGCGGTACCTCGCAGGTGCTCGACTACGGAATGGACCCGGATATCGTGAATCACTCGAACCCGGACATCGGCGGGCAGGCATCGGTGAAGGCTGCGATCGCCTCGTTGCCAGCAGTTTCGATCACCACCGACTTGCCGAATCTGTTCAACATGAACGGATCACAAGGCATCTATTCAAATCCTAACAACCGCGGCTTCGCGTGGGAGCGGCCTGCTTCGCTGGAGTGGATCAATCCACCCAATGGCACCAATCCGAACGGTACCAGCGAATTCCAGGTCAATGCCGGCCTGCGGCTGCGCGGCGGCTACTCGCGCAGCACGGACAATCCGAAGCACTCCTTCCGCGCGTTCTTCCGCGGCGAGTATGGTGACTCGAAGCTGACCTATCCGCTCTTCGGCCGCTACGGAGCGCAGGAGTTCGACCAGATCGACTTCCGCACCGCGCAGAACTACTCATGGTCCTTCGGCGGGGATGACGCCAATACCTTCCTCCGCGAGGAATCGACCCGCCAGGCCCAGCTCGACATGGGCCAGCCGGGCTCGCATGTTCGCTACTTCCACCTCTTCCTCAATGGCCAGTATTGGGGGCTCTACAATCTCGACGAACGCACCGAGGCCGACTTCGCGGAAAGCTACTTCGGCGGCCACAGCGCGGACTACGACGTGGTCAAGGCCGAGCAAACCGCGGACTACACGGTCGGTGCCACCGACGGGACGCTTGTCGCATGGCAGGATCTCTGGAACAAGGCCAAGACCCATCGCGCCAATCCGACCAACGCGAACTACTTCCGCCTGATGGGACGCGGAGCCAATGGCGTGACTCCAACGGCCGATCCCGTTTTGTTAGATCCGGACAATCTCATCGACTACCTGCTGCTGACCTTCTGGACGGGCAACCTCGACGGCTGCACCTCGGCCTTCCTCGGCAATGATCGCGCCAACAACTGGTTCGGCAGTCGTCGCCGCGATGGCAATCCGGGCCAAGGCTTCCGGTTCTTCGCGCACGACTTCGAGCACACGTTCTTCAACGTGGACGAGGACCGCACCGGTCCCTTCACCGCACCGAACGAGTCGAACTTTTCCTACTCGAATCCGATGTTCCTCCATCAGGACCTGATCGGAAACGCCGAGTATCGGATGCGCTGGGCGGATCGCGTTCACAAGCAGCTCTTCAATAACGGCCCCTTCACGCCAAACGCCTGGCAAAACCGGATCAACAAGCTCGCGGGCGTGGTCGATGACGCCATCATCGCCGAGAGCGCCCGCTGGGGCGATGCCAAGGTGTCGACGCCCAAGACCCGCCAAACCTGGATCAACGCGCAGAACTCGCTGCTCAATTACCTGCCGCAGCGCACGTCGGTCATCCTCAATCAGCTCCGCGCTGACGGACTCTATCCCACGCTCGATGCGCCGGTGGTCACCCCCTTCGGCGGCTACCAGAACAGCGGCGTGCAGGCGGTAATCAATGGTCCGGCATCCTCGACCTGGTACTACATGCCGGACGGCTCCGACCCGCGCGCGGTGGGCGGCGCGGTGAAAAGCGGTGCCCTCACCTACACCTCCGCCACGACCAGCGAGGATCTCATTCCGATGTCGGCATCCGGCTGGAAGTATCTGTCCGATGGCAGCAATCAGGGCACCACGTGGCGCGCGGCGGCATTCAGTGACGCCTCCTGGTCCACCGGCACCGCCGAGCTCGGGTACGGCGATGGCGATGAAACCACGATCATCCCGATCACCGAAGTCTCGCCGGGCCAGAAAACGGCGACCTCCTATTTCCGTCGTGCCTTCTCGGTCACCAATCCCGGCCAGATCACGAACCTCAATGTCACGGTCGAGTATGACGATGCCTACGCCGTTTACCTGAATGGCACCCGCATCGCCGGCAACCTGCCGGTGGACCCTGCCTACAACTACTACGCGGGTAATAACATCGAGGACACCCTGGCCACGACCCAGGTGAATCCCGCGCTGCTGCTCGCCGGCAACAACGTCATCGCCGTGGAGATCCACCAAAGCGCTCCCACGAGCTCCGACATCAGCATGAATCTCTCGCTGACCGCCACCCGGTCATCGACGCCGACGCCGCTGTTCCTGACGGGAACCGGCGAGCGCAAGCTGCGTGCCCGTGCCTTGAGCGGTGCCACCTGGAGCGCGATGACGGAGGCCACCTTCCTGCTGGATACCGATCCGGCGTCGCCGTCGAACCTCGCGATCTCCGAGATCCACTACCACCCGGCCGATCCCTCGCCCTCCGAGATCACCGCGGGCTTCGAAGACGGGAGTGACTTCGAGTTTGTGGAGTTGCTCAACACCAGCAACCGGTATGTCGATCTCGATGGGGTATATTTCTATGGTGCGGTGAGCTTCAATTTCACCGGAGCCGCCACCGGCCGCACGCTCGCACCCGGCGCGCGGGTGCTGGTGGTGGGGAACCTTGATGCCTTCCAGCACCGCTACGGCAACAATCTGCCGGTAGCCGGCCACTACTCGGGCAAGCTCGATAACGCCGGTGAAAACCTGATCCTCTACACGCCCGGCGACAGCGTGATCCGCAGCGTGAACTACGATGATGCCTCCCCGTGGCCTACCGCCGCCGATGGCACGGGAGTCTCGCTCGTTCGCCGTCATCCCACCGAACCGGCGGGAGACAACGACCCGGAAGGCTGGGCCGTCAGCGGTGCGATCGGCGGCTCGCCGGGCACTGCCGATGTCTTCGCACCGGGGACCTTCGACGCGTGGACCACGGCCACCTTCACGCCGGCGCAGCTCGCCGCATCCGCGACGTCCGGCCCCTCCGCCGATCCCGACGGCGACGGCCGCAGCAATGTCGAGGAGTATGCCTTCGCCACGCAGCCATTGGTACCCGACCAGCCGGACGTGATCTTCACGTGGAGCACGGTGGCCGCGGCCAAGCATGCGGCCGTGCGCATTCGCCGCCCTACAACAGCCACGGATGTCCTCTACGAACTCCTCGCCAACGACAGCCTCCAAGGCGAATGGACGGTGATCGGAAGCACCGCCGCGGAAACGACGCCGCTCGGTTCCGGCATCGAGCACGCGGTCTTCCGCGACGCCACACCGGCCACCGGGGCAAAGCGCTTCCTGCGCGTGCGCGCGACGTGGAAGCCGTGA